Proteins co-encoded in one Garra rufa chromosome 7, GarRuf1.0, whole genome shotgun sequence genomic window:
- the nuak2 gene encoding NUAK family SNF1-like kinase 2 has translation MECEGAPGEPGVASVKRQAVKRHHHKHNLKHRYEFLQTLGKGTYGRVKKAVDRSGRTVAIKSIRKEKIRDEQDLIHIRREIEIMSSLSHPHIISIYEVFENKDKIVIVMEYASKGDLYDYICDKQHISESQARHLFRQIVSAVQYCHRNGIVHRDLKLENILLDDNGNIKIADFGLSNLYQDDKFLQTYCGSPLYASPEIVNGRPYRGPEVDSWSLGVLLYTLVHGAMPFDGQDHKNLVQQISTGNYRKPTKPSDASGLIRWMLMVNPARRATLEEIAGHWWLNWGYQLPLLAQNEPAAAHQEPVHATGGPTRIADWLRRTSRPLLESSSKMRCLLRTGGVTAGGEPVQRQRSIRRSRKENNVSQTMQEAPRPSKGILKKRGSLKQKAPSDSQATPLEEKSQNTLAPSVLPPPPPPKGILKKPSESESGYYSSSPESSGQTLVNPSPVPHRKGILKRHGKFSGGLQEFGSLDQLAPSLPTVVNRSRPSGAISEDSILSSESFDRLDLPDRDIPVAPMERPAGGRRMRGCVSADNLLDLREESQGHWDMDCYRAGVSESVFSIADCENVTQTYKQALGVTAS, from the exons ATGGAGTGCGAAGGGGCTCCGGGGGAACCGGGCGTCGCGTCCGTCAAGCGTCAGGCGGTGAAGCGGCACCATCACAAACACAACCTCAAACACCGGTATGAGTTCCTGCAGACGCTCGGAAAAGGCACTTACGGACGCGTGAAGAAAGCCGTGGACCGCTCCGGGAGAACG GTGGCCATAAAGTCCATCCGTAAGGAGAAGATTCGTGACGAGCAGGACCTGATCCACATCCGGCGTGAGATCGAGATCATGTCGTCTCTCAGTCATCCGCACATCATCAGCATTTACGAAG TGTTTGAGAACAAGGACAAGATCGTGATCGTGATGGAGTACGCCAGTAAAGGAGATCTCTACGACTACATCTGCGACAAACAGCACATCTCTGAGAGCCAAGCCAGACATCTGTTCAGACAGATCGTCTCCGCCGTACAGTACTGCCATCGG AACGGGATTGTTCATCGTGACCTGAAGTTGGAGAACATCTTGCTGGACGACAACGGCAATATAAAA ATCGCTGACTTCGGGTTGTCAAACCTATACCAGGACGACAAGTTCCTGCAGACGTACTGTGGTAGTCCTCTGTATGCGTCGCCTGAGATTGTGAACGGCCGGCCGTACAGAGGACCTGAGGTGGACAGCTGGTCTCTGGGCGTCCTACTGTACACCCTGGTTCATGGAGCCATGCCTTTTGACGGACAAGACCACAAGAACTTGGTCCAGCAGATCAGCACCGGAAACTACCGCAAACCCACCAAACCATCTG ATGCTTCCGGTTTGATCCGTTGGATGTTGATGGTGAACCCTGCACGCAGAGCTACTTTGGAAGAGATCGCAGGCCACTGGTGGCTCAACTGGGGCTATCAGCTCCCTCTACTCGCTCAGAACGAGCCCGCAGCTGCGCATCAGGAGCCAGTCCATGCAACCGGTGGGCCGACTCGCATCGCAGACTGGCTACGCCGCACCTCCCGACCTCTTCTGGAGAGCAGTTCTAAGATGCGGTGCCTGTTGCGAACAGGCGGCGTCACAGCCGGAGGCGAACCGGTCCAGCGGCAGCGCTCCATACGCAGGTCGCGCAAAGAAAACAACGTCTCGCAGACCATGCAGGAGGCCCCTCGTCCATCAAAGGGAATTCTAAAGAAGCGGGGCAGCCTGAAACAAAAAGCGCCAAGTGACTCCCAGGCTACGCCCTTGGAGGAGAAAAGCCAGAACACTTTGGCACCATCTGTCCTGCCTCCACCTCCACCTCCTAAGGGCATCCTGAAGAAGCCTTCAGAGAGCGAGTCAGGCTACTATTCGTCTTCTCCTGAGAGCTCCGGACAGACGCTTGTAAACCCGTCGCCGGTGCCGCACCGCAAGGGCATCCTCAAGCGGCACGGGAAGTTTTCCGGCGGCCTGCAAGAATTTGGCTCGCTGGATCAGCTTGCACCCTCCTTACCCACGGTGGTCAACAGATCCCGACCAAGTGGCGCAATCAGCGAGGATAGTATCCTCTCCTCAGAGTCCTTCGACAGACTCGACCTCCCTGATCGTGACATTCCGGttgctccaatggagcgaccagCGGGGGGACGGAGGATGCGAGGATGCGTCTCCGCTGATAATCTCCTCGACTTGAGGGAGGAGTCTCAGGGACATTGGGACATGGACTGCTACCGCGCGGGAGTGTCCGAGAGCGTGTTTTCAATCGCTGACTGTGAAAACGTCACTCAGACTTACAAACAAGCCTTAGGAGTAACCGCAAGCTGA